Proteins encoded together in one Macadamia integrifolia cultivar HAES 741 chromosome 8, SCU_Mint_v3, whole genome shotgun sequence window:
- the LOC122085923 gene encoding acyl-coenzyme A thioesterase 13 has product MSKPSSTPQAPRISPGMPEEWVSLTQGFFQNVRDSSELTEVETNNITFNDLLRSLLKVERIERGRVTCLLSIKPPVLNFYGTLHGGAVTGLAELVCTACARTIASEDKKLFLGELSVSYLSAATPNMVLEVDGSLVRHGRNVTVTSVEFKNKQTGKLIYTARATFYNLPVSSL; this is encoded by the exons ATGTCGAAACCCTCCTCAACTCCCCAAGCTCCAAGAATCTCTCCGGGAATGCCTGAAGAGTGGGTTTCCTTGACCCAGGGTTTCTTCCAAAATGTCAGAGACTCCTCTGAGCTTACAGAAGTTGAAACGAACAACATTACTTTTAACGATCTGCTTCGCAGCCTTCTTAAGGTTGAGAGGATTGAACGCGGCCGCGTCACTTGCCTTCTCTCAATCAAGCCCCCTGTCCTG AATTTCTATGGGACGTTGCACGGAGGGGCAGTTACCGGGCTTGCCGAATTGGTGTGCACAGCTTGTGCCAGAACTATCGCCTCTGAGGATAAGAAATTGTTTCTTGGGGAATTGTCTGTGAGTTATCTCTCTGCAGCTACACCTAAT ATGGTGTTGGAAGTTGATGGATCCTTAGTGAGGCATGGAAGAAATGTGACGGTAACCTCTGTTGAGTTCAAGAATAAGCAAACTGGGAAGCTGATCTACACTGCCCGCGCAACTTTCTATAACTTGCCAGTCTCGAGTTTATGA
- the LOC122086242 gene encoding uncharacterized protein LOC122086242 isoform X2, whose protein sequence is MSIDWKEACNLGGLWTNEKHWNFLNSIEATFVSTMVENGGLMYLHPPLDRYIPDRSDSTLDLQSHRNSRRKRVYFPVGVDVLHPNTTSDDAGTEECNKRRSRQPRDASEDQVVPQVSDTKADKINCSDEEVAVTDEKALSASPLDRKTS, encoded by the exons ATGTCGATCGATTGGAAAGAAGCGTGCAATTTGGGCGGGTTATGGACAAACGAGAAGCATTGGAATTTCCTAAACTCCATAGAAGCGACGTTTGTTAGTACGATGGTGGAGAATGGCGGTTTAATGTATCTTCATCCTCCCCTTGATCGCTACATTCCTGACAGATCTGACTCTACACTCGATCTGCAAAGCCACAGAAATAGTAGAAGGAAACGAGTTTATTTCCCCG TCGGTGTTGATGTCTTGCATCCAAACACGACCTCCGACGACGCTGGAACGGAGGAATGTAACAAAAGACGATCAAGGCAACCACGAGATGCATCGGAAGAtcag GTGGTCCCGCAGGTTTCAGACACGAAAGCTGATAAGATTAATTGCAGCGATGAGGAAGTCGCCGTCACAGATGAAAAAGCTCTGTCAGCTTCGCCGTTAGACAGGAAGACAAGTTAG
- the LOC122086242 gene encoding uncharacterized protein LOC122086242 isoform X1, which produces MSIDWKEACNLGGLWTNEKHWNFLNSIEATFVSTMVENGGLMYLHPPLDRYIPDRSDSTLDLQSHRNSRRKRVYFPVVGVDVLHPNTTSDDAGTEECNKRRSRQPRDASEDQVVPQVSDTKADKINCSDEEVAVTDEKALSASPLDRKTS; this is translated from the exons ATGTCGATCGATTGGAAAGAAGCGTGCAATTTGGGCGGGTTATGGACAAACGAGAAGCATTGGAATTTCCTAAACTCCATAGAAGCGACGTTTGTTAGTACGATGGTGGAGAATGGCGGTTTAATGTATCTTCATCCTCCCCTTGATCGCTACATTCCTGACAGATCTGACTCTACACTCGATCTGCAAAGCCACAGAAATAGTAGAAGGAAACGAGTTTATTTCCCCG TAGTCGGTGTTGATGTCTTGCATCCAAACACGACCTCCGACGACGCTGGAACGGAGGAATGTAACAAAAGACGATCAAGGCAACCACGAGATGCATCGGAAGAtcag GTGGTCCCGCAGGTTTCAGACACGAAAGCTGATAAGATTAATTGCAGCGATGAGGAAGTCGCCGTCACAGATGAAAAAGCTCTGTCAGCTTCGCCGTTAGACAGGAAGACAAGTTAG